The Streptomyces sp. NBC_01381 genomic interval AGTGACCTGCGACGACGCAGCGCCAGGCCGGTCCGCAGAAGTGAGGAAGCAGCCGGGTGTTCTATTACCTTCTCAAGTACGTCGTGCTCGGGCCGCTGCTGCGGCTGATGTTCCGGCCGCGCATCGAGGGTCTTGAGCACGTACCGGAATCAGGTGCGGCGATCGTGGCGGGCAACCATCTCTCGTTCTCGGACCACTTCCTGATGCCCGCCATCATCAAGCGGCGGATCACGTTCCTTGCGAAGGCCGAGTACTTCACGGGGCCGGGAATCAGGGGCCGCCTCACGGCCGCGTTCTTCCACAGCGCGGGGCAGATCCCCGTGGACCGCTCCGGCAAGGAGGCGGGCCAGGCCGCGATCCGCGAGGGCCTCGGCGTGCTGCGCAAGGGCGAGCTGCTCGGCATCTACCCGGAGGGCACCCGCTCGCACGACGGCCGCCTCTACAAGGGCAAGGTCGGCGTCGCCGCGATGGCTCTGAAGGCGCAGGTTCAGGTGATCCCGTGCGCGATGATCGGCACGTTCGAGGCGCAGCCGCCGGGCCAGAAGGTGCCGAACTTCCAGCGCGTCACGATCCGTTTCGGGGCGCCCCTGGACTTCTCGCGGTACGCGGGCATGGAGAACGAGAAGGCGGTGCTTCGCGCCGTGACGGACGAGATCATGTACGCCATCCTCGGGCTCTCCGGCCAGGAGTACGTCGACAAGTACGCCGCTGTCGTGAAGGCGGAGGAGGCCGAGCGGGCCGCCGCGGCGAGCAAGCGGAAATTCCCCCGGATGCCGCTGAGTTGATCTCTTGACGTACGGTCTGCCCATGAGCGAACACACCCAGTAC includes:
- a CDS encoding 1-acyl-sn-glycerol-3-phosphate acyltransferase — protein: MFYYLLKYVVLGPLLRLMFRPRIEGLEHVPESGAAIVAGNHLSFSDHFLMPAIIKRRITFLAKAEYFTGPGIRGRLTAAFFHSAGQIPVDRSGKEAGQAAIREGLGVLRKGELLGIYPEGTRSHDGRLYKGKVGVAAMALKAQVQVIPCAMIGTFEAQPPGQKVPNFQRVTIRFGAPLDFSRYAGMENEKAVLRAVTDEIMYAILGLSGQEYVDKYAAVVKAEEAERAAAASKRKFPRMPLS